From the Solanum stenotomum isolate F172 chromosome 4, ASM1918654v1, whole genome shotgun sequence genome, one window contains:
- the LOC125863299 gene encoding G-type lectin S-receptor-like serine/threonine-protein kinase At4g27290 isoform X1, translating to MVNPVSLHPVEVFRWGFSVQSFDYPTDTLLPGMKIGWNFVTGKELYLSSWKNEEDPAPGDYTYHCDPSGYLQNILKKGSKEVYRSGPWNGLRFSGATSSRQSPFYTFGVISTKTEVYFSYHLLASVITRFCLNPNGAVQRWTWGDRNKGWALYLSLPTDNCDTYKLCGGYGSCSSLNSPVCGCLDKFEPKHVEDWGKADWSSGCVRRIELNCIKGDGFLKYSKLKLPDTRNSWFNVTMNLEECRKVCLRNCSCMAYSNLDIRNGGTGCLLWFGDLLDIRQLANEGQDIYIRMAASELVAASPVKSNGHKGKLLSWIIPLSAGVILIILSLVIWIRRRKIASKKKKGCWGRNGNYKMDYLNGNLSEEYELPLFDLSTIAKSTNNFSGMSKIGEGGYGPVYKGVLEHGQEIAVKRLSRTSTQGQDEFMNEVMYIVKLQHRNLVKILGCCIEGEEKMLIYEYMPNGSLDSFIFDDTRSTVLDWSKRFHIINGIARGLMYLHQDSQLRIIHRDLKANNILLDNDMNPKISDFGIARSCEDDKFGAKTHRVVGTYGYLSPEYAVHGVYSVKSDVFSFGVLVLEIVSGKGNRKFSHPDHNLNLLGHAWTLYKEGRSMELLGDFPIDVCSTPEVIRSIHVGLLCVQHRPEDRPSMSSVVMMLNNEGVLPPAKQPAFFVETNTPDNEFSSSQYAHSTVNQITITTLEAR from the exons ATGGTGAACCCAGTATCACTTCATCCGGTGGAAGTTTTCAGATGGGGTTTTTCAGTCCAG AGTTTTGATTACCCAACTGATACCCTTTTGCCCGGGATGAAAATTGGGTGGAATTTTGTGACTGGGAAGGAACTGTATTTGTCGTCGTGGAAGAACGAGGAGGATCCAGCTCCGGGTGATTATACGTACCATTGTGATCCTTCTGGTTACTTGCAGAACATTTTGAAGAAAGGTTCAAAGGAGGTATACAGATCTGGGCCATGGAATGGCTTAAGGTTTAGTGGAGCAACAAGTTCAAGACAAAgtccattttatacatttggtGTGATTTCAACTAAAACTGAGGTGTATTTTAGTTATCACCTTCTAGCTTCGGTTATTACAAGGTTTTGTTTGAATCCGAATGGTGCGGTACAACGATGGACTTGGGGCGATAGGAATAAAGGTTGGGCACTTTACCTTTCATTACCAACAGATAATTGTGATACTTATAAGTTGTGTGGAGGATATGGTAGTTGTAGTAGTTTGAATTCTCCGGTATGTGGATGTTTAGACAAGTTCGAGCCTAAACATGTTGAAGATTGGGGGAAGGCAGATTGGTCAAGTGGTTGTGTTAGGAGGATTGAACTGAATTGCATCAAGGGAGATGGTTTTTTGAAGTATTCAAAACTTAAATTACCAGACACACGGAATTCATGGTTTAATGTGACTATGAACCTTGAAGAATGCCGGAAAGTTTGCTTGAGAAATTGCTCTTGTATGGCATACTCAAATCTTGACATACGCAATGGAGGAACCGGTTGCTTACTGTGGTTTGGAGATCTGCTTGATATTCGACAGCTAGCCAACGAAGGACAAGATATCTACATTAGAATGGCTGCCTCTGAATTAG TTGCAGCTAGTCCGGTGAAATCAAATGGACACAAAGGAAAATTACTCTCCTGGATTATCCCGTTATCGGCTGGAGTGATTTTGATAATCCTAAGCCTAGTGATCTGGATTAGAAGAAGGAAGATAgcttcaaagaaaaagaaag GATGCTGGGGGCGCAATGGCAATTACAAGATGGATTACCTCAACGGAAACCTCAGTGAAGAATATGAGTTACCACTGTTCGACTTATCTACAATAGCTAAATCTACGAACAACTTTTCAGGGATGAGCAAAATTGGAGAAGGTGGATATGGACCTGTTTACAAG GGCGTGCTTGAACACGGACAGGAAATAGCTGTGAAGCGGCTGTCTAGGACTTCCACACAAGGACAAGATGAGTTCATGAATGAAGTGATGTATATTGTGAAACTTCAGCATAGAAATCTGGTGAAGATTCTCGGATGCTGCAtcgaaggagaagaaaaaatgttgaTCTACGAGTACATGCCAAATGGAAGTCTTGATTCATTTATATTTG ATGACACACGAAGCACGGTATTAGACTGGTCTAAGCGCTTTCACATAATCAATGGGATAGCTCGGGGACTTATGTATCTGCATCAAGATTCTCAGTTGAGGATCATTCACAGGGACCTGAAAGCTAACAACATTTTACTAGATAATGACATGAATCCAAAGATATCAGACTTTGGTATAGCTAGAAGTTGTGAAGACGACAAGTTTGGAGCTAAGACACACCGAGTAGTTGGAACATA TGGCTACCTCTCACCGGAATATGCTGTACATGGTGTCTACTCGGTGAAGTCAGATGTATTTAGCTTTGGTGTCTTAGTTCTTGAAATTGTGAGTGGGAAAGGGAACAGAAAATTCTCTCATCCGGACCATAACCTTAACCTCCTCGGACAT GCATGGACACTCTATAAAGAAGGTAGATCAATGGAATTACTCGGGGATTTCCCCATTGATGTTTGTTCTACACCTGAAGTTATACGATCAATCCATGTTGGTCTGTTGTGTGTTCAACATCGTCCAGAAGATCGTCCAAGTATGTCTTCAGTGGTTATGATGTTAAACAATGAAGGTGTACTGCCACCTGCTAAACAGCCAGCTTTCTTCGTAGAAACAAATACACCAGATAATGAATTCTCTTCTAGTCAATATGCACATAGTACAGTGAATCAGATCACCATCACAACATTAGAAGCCAGATAG
- the LOC125863299 gene encoding G-type lectin S-receptor-like serine/threonine-protein kinase At4g27290 isoform X2: MVNPVSLHPVEVFRWGFSVQSFDYPTDTLLPGMKIGWNFVTGKELYLSSWKNEEDPAPGDYTYHCDPSGYLQNILKKGSKEVYRSGPWNGLRFSGATSSRQSPFYTFGVISTKTEVYFSYHLLASVITRFCLNPNGAVQRWTWGDRNKGWALYLSLPTDNCDTYKLCGGYGSCSSLNSPVCGCLDKFEPKHVEDWGKADWSSGCVRRIELNCIKGDGFLKYSKLKLPDTRNSWFNVTMNLEECRKVCLRNCSCMAYSNLDIRNGGTGCLLWFGDLLDIRQLANEGQDIYIRMAASELASPVKSNGHKGKLLSWIIPLSAGVILIILSLVIWIRRRKIASKKKKGCWGRNGNYKMDYLNGNLSEEYELPLFDLSTIAKSTNNFSGMSKIGEGGYGPVYKGVLEHGQEIAVKRLSRTSTQGQDEFMNEVMYIVKLQHRNLVKILGCCIEGEEKMLIYEYMPNGSLDSFIFDDTRSTVLDWSKRFHIINGIARGLMYLHQDSQLRIIHRDLKANNILLDNDMNPKISDFGIARSCEDDKFGAKTHRVVGTYGYLSPEYAVHGVYSVKSDVFSFGVLVLEIVSGKGNRKFSHPDHNLNLLGHAWTLYKEGRSMELLGDFPIDVCSTPEVIRSIHVGLLCVQHRPEDRPSMSSVVMMLNNEGVLPPAKQPAFFVETNTPDNEFSSSQYAHSTVNQITITTLEAR, translated from the exons ATGGTGAACCCAGTATCACTTCATCCGGTGGAAGTTTTCAGATGGGGTTTTTCAGTCCAG AGTTTTGATTACCCAACTGATACCCTTTTGCCCGGGATGAAAATTGGGTGGAATTTTGTGACTGGGAAGGAACTGTATTTGTCGTCGTGGAAGAACGAGGAGGATCCAGCTCCGGGTGATTATACGTACCATTGTGATCCTTCTGGTTACTTGCAGAACATTTTGAAGAAAGGTTCAAAGGAGGTATACAGATCTGGGCCATGGAATGGCTTAAGGTTTAGTGGAGCAACAAGTTCAAGACAAAgtccattttatacatttggtGTGATTTCAACTAAAACTGAGGTGTATTTTAGTTATCACCTTCTAGCTTCGGTTATTACAAGGTTTTGTTTGAATCCGAATGGTGCGGTACAACGATGGACTTGGGGCGATAGGAATAAAGGTTGGGCACTTTACCTTTCATTACCAACAGATAATTGTGATACTTATAAGTTGTGTGGAGGATATGGTAGTTGTAGTAGTTTGAATTCTCCGGTATGTGGATGTTTAGACAAGTTCGAGCCTAAACATGTTGAAGATTGGGGGAAGGCAGATTGGTCAAGTGGTTGTGTTAGGAGGATTGAACTGAATTGCATCAAGGGAGATGGTTTTTTGAAGTATTCAAAACTTAAATTACCAGACACACGGAATTCATGGTTTAATGTGACTATGAACCTTGAAGAATGCCGGAAAGTTTGCTTGAGAAATTGCTCTTGTATGGCATACTCAAATCTTGACATACGCAATGGAGGAACCGGTTGCTTACTGTGGTTTGGAGATCTGCTTGATATTCGACAGCTAGCCAACGAAGGACAAGATATCTACATTAGAATGGCTGCCTCTGAATTAG CTAGTCCGGTGAAATCAAATGGACACAAAGGAAAATTACTCTCCTGGATTATCCCGTTATCGGCTGGAGTGATTTTGATAATCCTAAGCCTAGTGATCTGGATTAGAAGAAGGAAGATAgcttcaaagaaaaagaaag GATGCTGGGGGCGCAATGGCAATTACAAGATGGATTACCTCAACGGAAACCTCAGTGAAGAATATGAGTTACCACTGTTCGACTTATCTACAATAGCTAAATCTACGAACAACTTTTCAGGGATGAGCAAAATTGGAGAAGGTGGATATGGACCTGTTTACAAG GGCGTGCTTGAACACGGACAGGAAATAGCTGTGAAGCGGCTGTCTAGGACTTCCACACAAGGACAAGATGAGTTCATGAATGAAGTGATGTATATTGTGAAACTTCAGCATAGAAATCTGGTGAAGATTCTCGGATGCTGCAtcgaaggagaagaaaaaatgttgaTCTACGAGTACATGCCAAATGGAAGTCTTGATTCATTTATATTTG ATGACACACGAAGCACGGTATTAGACTGGTCTAAGCGCTTTCACATAATCAATGGGATAGCTCGGGGACTTATGTATCTGCATCAAGATTCTCAGTTGAGGATCATTCACAGGGACCTGAAAGCTAACAACATTTTACTAGATAATGACATGAATCCAAAGATATCAGACTTTGGTATAGCTAGAAGTTGTGAAGACGACAAGTTTGGAGCTAAGACACACCGAGTAGTTGGAACATA TGGCTACCTCTCACCGGAATATGCTGTACATGGTGTCTACTCGGTGAAGTCAGATGTATTTAGCTTTGGTGTCTTAGTTCTTGAAATTGTGAGTGGGAAAGGGAACAGAAAATTCTCTCATCCGGACCATAACCTTAACCTCCTCGGACAT GCATGGACACTCTATAAAGAAGGTAGATCAATGGAATTACTCGGGGATTTCCCCATTGATGTTTGTTCTACACCTGAAGTTATACGATCAATCCATGTTGGTCTGTTGTGTGTTCAACATCGTCCAGAAGATCGTCCAAGTATGTCTTCAGTGGTTATGATGTTAAACAATGAAGGTGTACTGCCACCTGCTAAACAGCCAGCTTTCTTCGTAGAAACAAATACACCAGATAATGAATTCTCTTCTAGTCAATATGCACATAGTACAGTGAATCAGATCACCATCACAACATTAGAAGCCAGATAG